In the Acropora muricata isolate sample 2 chromosome 1, ASM3666990v1, whole genome shotgun sequence genome, one interval contains:
- the LOC136919481 gene encoding adenosine receptor A3-like, whose protein sequence is MEISQLHANFHWVIDETPSFVLIFSLNIFLAFTATLGNTLVLIALHKVSSIHPPTKFLLRWLAMTDFCVGVIVQPLFAAFLMGIKSGKWQTLYKILSTLNFIFCGFSLTIATVICVDRLLALLLGLRYRHTVTLRRVRCLVLCLFLALVVNGFIYTLFSRDFAKSVEFVVVITSLFLSVFSHIKIFLKLRQHQAQVRQHVAHEQANGGGIPMNIERYKKTVSTIFWVQLALVFCYFPLFISLIVATATSWYKVGSIVYVCASTVVYFNSTLNPILFCWKIREVRQAVKITVKQIRCFSS, encoded by the coding sequence ATGGAAATTTCTCAACTTCACGCCAATTTTCACTGGGTGATTGATGAAACACCATCCTTTGtactgattttttctttgaacatttttcttgctttcaccgCAACACTCGGCAACACTCTGGTCCTCATTGCacttcacaaagtgtcgtcgattcatcctccaacaaaatttttgctccgctgGCTGGCTATGACCgatttttgtgttggcgttaTTGTTCAGCCGCTTTTTGCTGCCTTTTTGATGGGAATAAAAAGTGGCAAATGGCAAACTCTTTACAAGATTTTGAGTACTTTGAACTTTATCTTCTGTGGATTTTCTCTCACAATAGCTACTGTCATTTGCGTGGACAGACTTCTCGCGCTGTTactgggattgagatacagacacacagtaactttaagacgagttcgttgccttgttCTCTGCTTGTTTCTAGCCTTAGTTGTAAATGGTTTCATATATACGCTGTTTTCTCGGGACTTTGCAAAGAGCGTGGAATTTGTTGTGGTTATAACTTCCTTGTTCCTCTCAGTCTTCTCTCACATcaaaatctttctcaaactgcgacagcaCCAAGCCCAAGTACGACAACATGTTGCACATGAACAAGCAAATGGCGGAGGAATTCCAATGAACATTGAGCGATACAAAAAGACTGTTTCCACCATATTCTGGGTGCAGTTAGCATTGGTGTTTTGCTATTTCCCACTATTCATTTCTCTGATAGTGGCAACGGCAACTAGTTGGTACAAAGTAGGATCAATTGTTTACGTATGTGCATCAACAGTcgtctatttcaattccaccctaaacccgatccttttttgctggaaaatacgtgaagtcagaCAAGCGGTAAAGATTACAGTGAAACAGAttcgttgtttctcaagttaa